One Mesorhizobium sp. L-2-11 genomic region harbors:
- a CDS encoding putative quinol monooxygenase: protein MFKNRYYAEAVLVVGALIMGGEKSAVQAQERDETVVRVAELVIDPAQLDAYKAAVKEEMQDAIDFEPGVLAIYSVAEKDKPNSLRFFEIYASEEGYRAHIASPHFKKYVATTQSMILSRKLIETVPVQLSAKPR from the coding sequence ATGTTCAAGAATAGGTATTATGCCGAAGCTGTATTGGTTGTCGGAGCGTTGATCATGGGTGGCGAGAAAAGTGCCGTTCAAGCGCAGGAGCGCGATGAGACAGTGGTCCGCGTTGCCGAATTGGTAATCGATCCGGCCCAGCTCGACGCCTACAAGGCCGCCGTCAAAGAAGAGATGCAAGACGCCATCGATTTCGAACCGGGCGTGCTGGCCATCTACTCGGTGGCAGAGAAGGACAAGCCGAATAGTCTTCGGTTCTTCGAGATATACGCCAGCGAGGAAGGGTATCGGGCGCATATCGCATCGCCGCATTTCAAGAAATATGTCGCGACGACGCAGTCGATGATCCTGTCGCGCAAATTGATCGAGACCGTGCCGGTTCAGCTCAGCGCGAAGCCACGGTGA
- a CDS encoding MurR/RpiR family transcriptional regulator codes for MISSIAELISDRIGTMPAGERRAAQTLIASYPLIGLKTVAEFSAAAGVSSPTILRFVARLGFQNYPEFQSALQDELAAQLQSPASRTLNPPSPNGGAVSPMLEATLDNMRETFRHLSEKQLADIVAKLADRRGKTFLIGGRFTDPLARYMAAHLAIIQPNVFHLAGQESVWRDRLIDMGKRDVLVIFDIRRYQDSLVRFAETAHQRGVQIVLFTDQWLSPIARFARHVIAGRTAVPSAWDSSAALFVVAETLIGAVTRQLEADGAKRIRELESLR; via the coding sequence ATGATTTCGAGCATTGCCGAACTGATCTCGGACCGCATCGGCACGATGCCGGCGGGCGAGCGCCGCGCAGCGCAGACGCTGATCGCCAGCTACCCGCTGATCGGCCTGAAGACCGTCGCCGAGTTTTCGGCTGCTGCCGGCGTCTCCTCGCCGACCATCCTGCGTTTCGTCGCCCGGCTCGGCTTCCAGAACTACCCGGAATTCCAGTCGGCGCTGCAGGACGAATTGGCGGCGCAACTGCAGTCGCCGGCCTCACGGACGCTCAACCCGCCATCGCCGAACGGCGGCGCGGTCTCGCCGATGCTGGAGGCAACGCTCGACAATATGCGCGAGACGTTCAGGCACCTGTCTGAAAAGCAGCTTGCCGACATCGTCGCAAAACTTGCCGACCGGCGTGGCAAAACCTTCCTGATCGGCGGCCGCTTCACCGATCCGCTGGCGCGCTACATGGCCGCCCACCTCGCCATCATCCAGCCCAACGTCTTTCACCTCGCCGGACAGGAAAGCGTCTGGCGCGACCGGCTGATTGACATGGGCAAGCGCGACGTGCTGGTGATCTTCGACATCAGGCGCTACCAGGACAGCCTGGTTCGCTTCGCCGAGACGGCACATCAGCGTGGCGTGCAGATCGTGCTGTTCACCGACCAGTGGCTGTCGCCGATCGCCCGCTTCGCCCGCCATGTCATCGCCGGGCGCACCGCCGTGCCCTCGGCCTGGGACTCCTCGGCGGCGCTTTTCGTCGTTGCCGAAACGCTGATCGGCGCCGTCACCCGGCAGCTCGAGGCCGACGGCGCCAAACGCATCCGCGAGCTGGAAAGCCTGCGGTAG